In Castanea sativa cultivar Marrone di Chiusa Pesio chromosome 6, ASM4071231v1, a single window of DNA contains:
- the LOC142640413 gene encoding glucan endo-1,3-beta-glucosidase 12-like: MFWFSSKNQTMATHISFSCFLLLLTISTIAESASIGINYGRIANNLPTPTQVVQLLKKQGLTRVKLYDTNSDVLTALANSNITVVVALPNELLSSTAKDQSFADNWVQANISKFYPATNIEAIAVGNEVFADPNNTTQFLVAAMKNIHSSLVKYNLDSAVKVSSPIALSALQTSYPSSSGSFKSELIEPVIKPMLDLIRSTGSYFMVNVYPFFAYSANSGQISLDYTLFKANPGVVDSGNGLRYSNLFDAQLDAVFAAMSAIKYDDVKVVITETGWPSLGDSNEVGASQANAASYNGNLVRRVLTGGGTPLRPNDTLNVFVFALFNENQKTGPTSERNYGLFYPSEAKVYDIPLTMAELATAQTTPPANESKAQAPTTGDMSTSAVASGQTWCVANGNVGLEKLQAALDYACGEGGADCRPIQGGATCFNPDTLVAHASYAFNSYYQKKSRGAGTCDFGGAANVVTQAPKFGTCTFPTGY; this comes from the exons atgttCTGGTTCTCTAGTAAGAATCAGACCATGGCAACCCACATCAGCTTCTCATGCTTTCTTTTACTCCTCACAATCTCAACCATTGCAG AGTCAGCTTCAATAGGAATCAACTATGGCCGAATCGCCAATAACCTGCCCACACCAACCCAAGTGGTGCAGCTTCTCAAGAAACAAGGACTCACCCGAGTCAAGCTCTATGACACAAACTCGGACGTTCTCACTGCCCTAGCCAACTCGAACATAACCGTAGTTGTTGCTCTCCCAAATGAACTCCTCTCTTCCACAGCGAAAGACCAATCATTCGCTGACAATTGGGTTCAAGCcaatatctcaaaattttaccCTGCCACAAATATCGAAGCCATTGCCGTAGGCAACGAGGTCTTCGCTGACCCAAACAACACCACACAGTTCCTCGTAGCCGCCATGAAAAACATTCACTCCTCATTAGTCAAGTACAACCTCGACTCCGCCGTTAAAGTCTCGTCCCCTATAGCCCTCAGTGCCCTCCAAACCTCGTACCCATCTTCATCCGGGTCTTTCAAATCCGAACTAATCGAACCCGTTATCAAACCCATGTTGGATCTAATTCGCTCCACCGGGTCCTACTTCATGGTTAACGTGTACCCATTCTTCGCTTACTCTGCCAACTCGGGTCAAATCTCTCTAGACTACACGCTCTTTAAGGCAAACCCGGGTGTCGTGGATTCGGGTAACGGGTTGCGTTATAGTAACCTGTTCGATGCTCAACTCGACGCCGTTTTCGCTGCCATGTCAGCAATCAAATACGACGACGTTAAGGTCGTCATCACCGAAACTGGGTGGCCCTCACTGGGTGACAGTAACGAAGTCGGTGCGAGCCAAGCCAATGCGGCGTCGTATAATGGGAACTTAGTGCGTAGAGTACTCACTGGTGGTGGGACCCCACTGAGACCCAATGACACGCTCAACGTTTTCGTGTTCGCTTTGTTCAACGAGAATCAGAAAACGGGTCCCACATCGGAGAGAAATTACGGGCTGTTTTATCCAAGCGAGGCGAAAGTGTACGATATTCCGCTAACAATGGCTGAGCTTGCGACTGCACAGACAACGCCGCCGGCCAACGAGAGCAAGGCCCAAGCGCCGACAACCGGAGATATGTCCACGTCGGCTGTCGCGTCGGGCCAGACCTGGTGTGTGGCCAATGGGAATGTCGGGTTGGAGAAGTTGCAAGCTGCGCTTGATTATGCTTGTGGCGAAGGTGGCGCTGATTGCCGTCCGATTCAAGGTGGTGCCACGTGTTTCAATCCTGACACCCTCGTGGCCCACGCCTCGTACGCTTTTAATAGTTACTATCAGAAAAAGAGTCGTGGGGCTGGCACGTGTGACTTTGGTGGTGCGGCTAATGTGGTCACTCAAGCTCCTA AGTTTGGAACCTGTACGTTCCCTACTGGGTACTGA